A DNA window from Centroberyx gerrardi isolate f3 chromosome 3, fCenGer3.hap1.cur.20231027, whole genome shotgun sequence contains the following coding sequences:
- the LOC139915913 gene encoding homeobox protein HMX3 translates to MQEKLTDNQTPTSSRASSFFIENLLGKGRDGQGSMADNSRGDAGTVSPGRVLDAHHAEMRTQVPVGYSTTSRSPHRDSSLQWYRGGAALNFRALETPNSPRDDTRSSEERCCSISTSDRDSPAVSEPITEGSDETDRKTGDSSLTDDNEDAQNGFDARSDQDAALDPSSTRKKKTRTVFSRSQVFQLESTFDVKRYLSSSERAGLAASLHLTETQVKIWFQNRRNKWKRQLAADLEAANISHSTQRIVRVPILYHEGPGPTAALGFNLNGHQVSPPVVGFSNSINYPLSSFAHSMSMLRSQMTGLV, encoded by the exons ATGCAGGAGAAGTTAACAGACAATCAGACTCCCACTTCATCGAGGGCTTCGTCGTTTTTTATTGAGAATCTATTGGGCAAGGGGCGGGATGGACAGGGGTCGATGGCGGACAACAGTCGGGGGGATGCTGGTACGGTCTCCCCCGGCCGAGTCCTGGACGCACACCACGCCGAGATGCGCACTCAAGTGCCCGTCGGCTACAGCACCACATCCCGGTCTCCACACAGAGACTCGTCGTTGCAGTGGTACCGCGGCGGGGCTGCCTTGAACTTCAGAGCTCTGGAAACACCAAACA GTCCAAGGGATGATACCAGGAGTTCAGAGGAGCGCTGCTGCTCCATATCGACCAGCGACAGAGATTCCCCCGCCGTGTCCGAGCCAATAACGGAGGGCAGCGACGAAACCGACCGGAAAACGGGCGACAGCAGCCTGACGGACGACAACGAGGACGCGCAGAATGGCTTTGACGCGCGGTCGGACCAGGATGCAGCTTTGGACCCGAGCTCCACCCGGAAGAAGAAAACCCGAACCGTGTTCAGTCGCAGTCAGGTGTTTCAGCTGGAGTCCACCTTCGATGTGAAGCGGTACCTCAGCAGCTCGGAGAGGGCCGGGCTGGCGGCGTCTCTCCACCTGACGGAGACCCAGGTCAAAATATGGTTCCAGAACCGGAGAAATAAATGGAAGAGACAGCTGGCGGCGGACCTTGAGGCTGCAAATATTTCCCACTCGACCCAGCGGATTGTCAGGGTCCCCATCCTGTATCACGAGGGCCCCGGACCCACAGCAGCACTGGGTTTCAACCTGAACGGGCACCAGGTTTCGCCACCCGTCGTGGGATTCTCCAACTCCATCAATTACCCTCTGTCCTCTTTCGCTCACTCCATGAGTATGTTAAGGTCACAGATGACCGGCTTGGTGTAA
- the hmx4 gene encoding H6 family homeobox 4: protein MNKVDGPCRPAASLKFTIDNILNLKTSGRNCDSCHPAGLQDDTAMRKDGFQRRYEEHGVQQRQDPGPRLNESELVTGSNGATESVVISRGDPRKATEARFESGDSSCDDSSSTTTTTDPHKGGTSTKKSKLITKKKTRTIFSKRQIFQLESTFDMKRYLSSAERACLASSLQLTETQVKIWFQNRRNKLKRQISTDIDGPVTDFPETGKPVVVGQLPALYKESNLLGRCLLPMPLPVVYTGSSTPYLCFSNASKYFSLYDGDV, encoded by the exons ATGAACAAAGTGGACGGACCATGTCGACCCGCAGCCTCTCTGAAATTCACCATTGACAACATCCTGAACCTGAAGACAAGCGGGAGGAACTGTGACAGTTGTCACCCCGCCGGACTGCAGGATGACACGGCGATGCGTAAAGACGGTTTCCAGCGCCGCTACGAGGAGCACGGAGTTCAGCAGAGGCAGGATCCGGGCCCCAGACTTAACGAAAGTG AGTTGGTCACCGGCAGCAACGGAGCAACGGAATCCGTCGTCATCAGCCGCGGAGACCCGAGAAAGGCGACGGAGGCGCGCTTCGAGAGCGGGGACAGCAGCTGCGACGACAGCAGCTCCACCACGACGACGACGGACCCCCACAAAGGAGGCACCTCCACCAAGAAGAGCAAACTGATAACGAAAAAGAAAACACGCACTATCTTTTCCAAGAGACAGATTTTCCAGTTGGAGTCTACCTTCGACATGAAACGCTATCTGAGCAGCGCAGAGCGCGCCTGCCTCGCCAGTTCCCTCCAGCTCACGGAGACCCAGGTGAAAATATGGTTTCAGAACCGCAGGAATAAGTTGAAACGGCAGATCTCGACTGATATCGACGGACCCGTTACCGATTTCCCCGAGACTGGCAAGCCCGTGGTGGTGGGGCAGCTCCCGGCCTTGTACAAAGAGAGCAACCTGCTGGGGAGATGCTTGTTGCCCATGCCGCTGCCCGTTGTGTACACGGGGAGCAGCACGCCTTATCTCTGCTTCTCAAACGCCAGCAAGTACTTTAGCCTGTATGACGGGGACGTATGA